TCTTTCTCCTGATCAGCGTGACGTTCGCCTCGGGCGTGCGTCATCTCGAACGGCGCGTGAGGCTGCCATGATCGCGCGGCTTGTCACTTCAATCATATCGACCCCGCTGGACGGCGCACGGTAATGCAACTCGAGGAGCAGCAGATGAAACGAGATCTCGACCCCGCGCTCGGCGCTGCGGCGGAGCAGAACGCGAACACGCCGATGGTGCGTTTTCGCAACGTCACCAAACGCTATGGCGCGCTCACCGTGCTCGACGGCCTCGATCTCGATATCGCACGCAACGAGAAGGTGGCGATCATCGGGCCGAGCGGCTCGGGCAAATCCACGCTTCTGCGCGTGCTGATGACGCTCGATCCGCTGACTGACGGCGTGATCGAAGTGGATGGCGAGCCGCTCACGCACGAGATGCGCGGCGGCAAGCTCGTGCCCGCATCGCCGCGGCATGTGCGCGAGGTGCGCAGCAAGATCGGCATGGTGTTCCAGAGCTTCAATCTGTTCCCGCACATGACGGCGCTGCACAACACGATCGAAGCGCCCATGAGCGTGCTCGGCATGTCGAAGAAGGAAGCGACCGAGCGTGCGCGCGAATTGCTCTCGCTCGTCGGACTGTCGGAGAAGTGCGATCACTATCCGTCGCAGTTATCGGGCGGGCAACAGCAGCGTGTGGCCATTGCACGCGCGCTCGCGATGCGCCCGAAGATCATGTTGTTCGATGAAGTGACTTCGGCACTCGATCCCGAACTGTGCGGCGAAGTGCTCAACGTGATACGCAGGCTCGGCGCGGAGCATGACCTCACGATGTTGATGGTCACGCACCAGATGGGCTTCGCGAAGGACTTCGCCGATCGAGTGTGTTTCTTTTCGCAGGGCAAGATTATCGAGCAGGCGCCGCCGCAACAGTTCTTCTCCGCGCCGCAGCATGAACGCACGAAGCAGTTTCTGCGCGCTGTGACGGAAGCGCTCTGATCGGCTTTAAGCGCGCGGTCCGATAATTGCTGCCCGCTTTCCGTATGGCGAGTGCTTTAGCCAACGGAGAATGCGATGTCCCCCACCCTGCATAAAGTCGCGCGCTTTGCGGACCTGTCCGCCGAGCGCGGCACGCGCGTGCGCGTTCAAGGCGACGACAAAGACGCAAAAGAAATCCCTATTCTGCTGATCCGCGACGGCGATGCCGTGCGCGCCTATACCGCCGATTGTCCGCACGCGGGCGGCCCGCTCGAAGAAGGCGCAATCTGCAACGGACGCATCGTGTGCCCATGGCATAAGGGCACGTTCGACGTGCGCGACGGAAGTCTCGTCGAGCCGCCGCCATTGAAAGCACTGACACGCTACGACGCATCGATCAAAGACGGCGATGTCTATGTGTCCTTGCAGCCCGTCGAGGACAGCGCGCCTGCAGCAACGTCGCCGGGCAAAGACAAGACCATGCTGATCGTCGGCGCGGGCGCGGCGGGTGCGGCGGCATGTGCCGCGTTGCGTGAAGCGGGCTTCGATGGACGCATCGTGCTTGCCGGTAATGATGCGCGCGAGCCGTACGATCGCACGTCGCTCAGCAAGTTCACGCTCGCCGGCGACCTGCCGCCCGACGACGTGCCGCCGCTGCTCGATCCCGACTTCTTCGAGAAGCACGCTATCGACCGTATCGAATCGCAAGCCGTGAGACTCGATGCAAAGGACAAGCACGCCGAACTCGCCGATGGCACGAAGATCGATTACGATGCCGCGCTCGTCTGCACGGGCGGCACGCCGAAAACGCTCCGCATTCCCGGCGGAAATCTCCAACATGTTCATCTCTTGCGCACTCGCGACGATGCCCGCGCGATCCTCGCCTCGCTCGAAGGACGCAAGCGCGTCGTGATCGTTGGCGCGAGTTTCATCGGCATGGAAGTGGCTTCTTGTCTGAGGAAGCGCAAACTGGATGTGACCATCGTCGCGCCGGGCAAAGTGCCTTTCGCGAAGCAGTTCGGCGAGCGCATCGGCGAAATGTTCAAGCGGCTGCATGAGAAGAACGGCGTCGTGTTTCGTATGAATGCGCGCGTCAGTGCATTGCGCGGCGGCAATGCCGTGCGCGAAGTGTTACTCGAATCCGGCGAGAAGATCGCGGCGGATGTGGTGATCGCGGGAACGGGCGTCGAACCGGCGACTCATTTCCTGTCGGGTGTCCCGCTCGAAGACGACGGCGGCCTGACCGTCGACTCCGGCATGCTTGCCGCGCCCTCGCTCT
This portion of the Caballeronia insecticola genome encodes:
- the ehuA gene encoding ectoine/hydroxyectoine ABC transporter ATP-binding protein EhuA; protein product: MKRDLDPALGAAAEQNANTPMVRFRNVTKRYGALTVLDGLDLDIARNEKVAIIGPSGSGKSTLLRVLMTLDPLTDGVIEVDGEPLTHEMRGGKLVPASPRHVREVRSKIGMVFQSFNLFPHMTALHNTIEAPMSVLGMSKKEATERARELLSLVGLSEKCDHYPSQLSGGQQQRVAIARALAMRPKIMLFDEVTSALDPELCGEVLNVIRRLGAEHDLTMLMVTHQMGFAKDFADRVCFFSQGKIIEQAPPQQFFSAPQHERTKQFLRAVTEAL
- a CDS encoding FAD-dependent oxidoreductase, translating into MSPTLHKVARFADLSAERGTRVRVQGDDKDAKEIPILLIRDGDAVRAYTADCPHAGGPLEEGAICNGRIVCPWHKGTFDVRDGSLVEPPPLKALTRYDASIKDGDVYVSLQPVEDSAPAATSPGKDKTMLIVGAGAAGAAACAALREAGFDGRIVLAGNDAREPYDRTSLSKFTLAGDLPPDDVPPLLDPDFFEKHAIDRIESQAVRLDAKDKHAELADGTKIDYDAALVCTGGTPKTLRIPGGNLQHVHLLRTRDDARAILASLEGRKRVVIVGASFIGMEVASCLRKRKLDVTIVAPGKVPFAKQFGERIGEMFKRLHEKNGVVFRMNARVSALRGGNAVREVLLESGEKIAADVVIAGTGVEPATHFLSGVPLEDDGGLTVDSGMLAAPSLYAAGDIAHFPLPHADASVRIEHWRVAQQHARVAAYNMAGSARTYDGVPYFWTFHYDKTFDYLGHVKEPDSIEIDGDLNAQHFIAYLMKDARVGAVVACEYDTAVCRLAEAMREPLTLDEARRIANA